The following are encoded in a window of Gossypium raimondii isolate GPD5lz chromosome 13, ASM2569854v1, whole genome shotgun sequence genomic DNA:
- the LOC105784018 gene encoding uncharacterized protein LOC105784018 has translation MGASKGQKLSGMQRQVLSLYRGFLRAARSKPTEDRRQIESIVSAEFRQNSKQVDRKNFLYIEYLLRRGKKQLDQLKSPDTIGLSSCNVSSSKKNAET, from the coding sequence ATGGGTGCATCCAAAGGGCAAAAACTTTCTGGGATGCAAAGGCAAGTACTTAGTTTATACAGAGGATTTTTGCGAGCAGCTCGTTCGAAGCCTACAGAAGACCGACGCCAGATTGAATCAATTGTCTCGGCTGAGTTCCGTCAGAATTCCAAGCAAGTAGATCGCAAAAATTTCCTCTATATAGAATATTTGCTTCGACGTGGTAAGAAGCAACTTGATCAGTTAAAGAGTCCTGATACAATAGGGTTATCATCTTGCAATGTCAGTTCATCTAAGAAAAATGCTGAAACTTGA